In uncultured Cohaesibacter sp., a genomic segment contains:
- a CDS encoding IS3 family transposase (programmed frameshift), whose product MRQKSGLQKPSAEMTIKDIRRKTRKKYSAEEKIRIVLDGLRGEDSIAALCRREGISESLYYTWSKEFLEAGKKRLAGDTARAATSDEVKLLRKEARDLKEVVAEQTLELRLLKKKHDRRWGRRRVRYPASEKHEIIRLVEESHLPVTRTLKMLGIPKSTFYRWYDRFLIDGVEGLEDHSSAPSRVWNRIEDDVRDKIVELALEQTELSPRELAVTFTDTESYFVSEASVYRLLKAHDLITSPAFIVMKADNEFRDKTTRPNEMWQTDFTYLKVIGWGWLYLSTILDDFSRYVVAWKLCTTMKVHDVTDTLNLALEASGCDSVKVEHKPRLLSDNGPCYIAEDLGNWLEDRSMKQIHGAPGHPQTQGKIERWHQTLKNRILLENYFFPADLENEIAAFINHYNHHRYHESLGNLTPADVYFGRGQAILEQRERIKQKTIQLRRLQHQSQAA is encoded by the exons ATGAGACAGAAATCCGGTCTGCAGAAGCCATCTGCAGAGATGACCATCAAAGACATCCGCCGAAAGACCCGAAAGAAATATTCGGCAGAAGAGAAGATCCGCATTGTGTTGGACGGTTTGCGTGGCGAAGACAGCATCGCCGCCCTGTGCCGCCGCGAAGGTATCTCCGAGAGCCTTTATTACACCTGGTCGAAGGAATTCCTTGAGGCTGGCAAGAAGCGTCTGGCCGGAGATACGGCTCGTGCAGCCACCAGCGATGAAGTGAAGTTGCTGCGCAAGGAGGCTAGGGATCTTAAGGAAGTTGTCGCAGAGCAAACACTTGAGCTCCGTCTGCTTA AAAAAAAGCATGATCGAAGATGGGGGCGAAGAAGAGTGAGATATCCCGCATCCGAGAAGCATGAGATCATCCGCCTTGTCGAGGAATCCCATCTGCCGGTAACTCGAACATTGAAGATGTTGGGCATTCCTAAATCAACATTTTATCGTTGGTACGACCGTTTCCTGATCGATGGTGTTGAAGGGCTGGAAGATCACAGCTCTGCCCCGTCACGAGTCTGGAACCGGATTGAGGATGATGTCCGTGACAAGATCGTCGAACTGGCTCTGGAGCAAACCGAATTGTCTCCCCGGGAGCTGGCAGTGACCTTCACAGACACGGAAAGCTATTTTGTCTCAGAGGCTTCGGTCTATCGTCTTCTGAAAGCTCATGACTTGATCACGTCTCCGGCCTTCATCGTCATGAAAGCTGATAATGAATTCCGGGACAAGACAACCCGTCCCAACGAGATGTGGCAAACCGACTTCACCTACTTGAAGGTCATTGGCTGGGGTTGGCTTTACCTGTCCACCATTCTTGATGACTTTTCGCGCTATGTCGTGGCTTGGAAATTGTGCACTACCATGAAGGTCCATGATGTTACCGACACCCTCAATTTGGCCCTTGAGGCTTCTGGCTGCGATAGCGTGAAGGTTGAACATAAACCGCGCCTGTTGTCGGACAATGGCCCATGTTACATCGCTGAGGATCTGGGAAATTGGCTGGAAGACCGGTCAATGAAACAGATACATGGTGCGCCAGGTCATCCGCAGACACAGGGTAAAATCGAGCGTTGGCATCAGACACTCAAGAACCGGATCCTGCTGGAGAACTACTTCTTCCCGGCGGATCTGGAAAATGAGATTGCTGCATTCATCAACCACTATAATCATCACCGGTACCATGAGAGCCTTGGAAATCTCACACCAGCCGATGTCTACTTCGGAAGAGGACAGGCAATTCTGGAACAAAGGGAAAGGATCAAACAGAAGACAATTCAACTGCGCCGCTTGCAACATCAATCACAAGCCGCTTAA
- the rbsK gene encoding ribokinase → MSGKVAVVGSNMVDLITYVTRMPGPGETLEAPSFSLGCGGKGANQAVAAAKLGADVMMVTRVGDDIFADNTINNLEKLGVDTRHVVRVPGTSSGVAPIFVEESGENSILIVKGANEYLTPEEVDKAAEDLKLCDLIVMQLEVPLETIYHTIAFGAKHGIPTLLNPAPAQPGLDASRITDVTYLVPNESELELLTGMKVSDEKSAEVAARSLMAKGIKTVIVTLGSKGALLVTKEGRKHFAPITVTPKDTTGAGDAFIGCFAHFYTRDKDLEAALTMAVRYAADSITRQGTQKSYATGAEFEAFCVSLGD, encoded by the coding sequence ATGTCAGGAAAAGTCGCTGTTGTTGGCAGCAATATGGTCGATCTGATCACCTATGTCACGCGGATGCCGGGACCGGGGGAAACACTGGAAGCGCCCTCCTTCAGTTTGGGCTGTGGTGGCAAGGGGGCCAATCAGGCTGTGGCCGCGGCCAAGCTTGGGGCAGACGTGATGATGGTCACGCGTGTTGGTGATGACATCTTCGCCGACAATACTATCAATAATCTGGAAAAGCTTGGTGTTGATACGCGCCATGTTGTCCGTGTGCCAGGCACGTCCTCCGGGGTGGCTCCTATTTTTGTTGAGGAATCCGGTGAAAACAGCATTCTGATCGTCAAAGGAGCCAATGAATATCTGACGCCGGAAGAGGTGGACAAGGCAGCAGAGGATCTCAAGTTGTGTGATCTGATTGTCATGCAGTTGGAAGTGCCTCTGGAAACGATCTATCACACCATTGCTTTTGGTGCGAAACACGGCATTCCAACCTTGTTGAACCCGGCTCCTGCCCAGCCTGGGCTTGATGCTTCTCGCATTACCGACGTAACATATCTTGTACCCAACGAGAGCGAGCTTGAATTGCTCACCGGCATGAAAGTGAGCGATGAAAAAAGCGCTGAGGTTGCTGCCCGCAGCTTGATGGCCAAGGGGATCAAGACAGTGATTGTCACGCTCGGGTCAAAGGGCGCGTTGTTGGTCACCAAAGAGGGCCGCAAGCATTTTGCCCCCATCACCGTGACGCCGAAGGATACGACGGGAGCCGGCGACGCTTTCATTGGCTGTTTTGCGCATTTCTACACCAGAGACAAGGATCTCGAGGCTGCCCTGACGATGGCGGTGCGTTATGCAGCGGATTCCATCACGCGGCAAGGTACGCAGAAGTCCTACGCAACGGGGGCAGAATTCGAAGCCTTTTGCGTGTCTCTAGGCGACTAG